In a genomic window of Rhinopithecus roxellana isolate Shanxi Qingling chromosome 2, ASM756505v1, whole genome shotgun sequence:
- the LOC104660140 gene encoding LOW QUALITY PROTEIN: COMM domain-containing protein 5 (The sequence of the model RefSeq protein was modified relative to this genomic sequence to represent the inferred CDS: substituted 1 base at 1 genomic stop codon) → MVIKNPASGPGPLLAASTGDRWHQVSASGTDPLGLLIKEEAAAVSDVGAAALYLHHPGDSHSGQVSLLGAQLPPEVAAMAXLLGDLNRSTFRKLLKFVVSSLQGEDCREAVQCLGVSTNLPEEWLGVLLAGMHTLLQQALHLRSTSLKPNTFRDRLQELCIPQDLVGDLASVVFESQQPILYSVAQQPGARLPHVADFQWWVDVTISTSALARSLQLSVLMQLKLSDGLAYHFEVPIAKFQELRYSMVLVLKEMADLEKRCECGLQD, encoded by the exons ATGGTGATTAAGAATCCTGCCTCGGGACCAGGCCCGCTTTTGGCTGCATCGACTGGGGATCGTTGGCACCAGGTATCTGCATCTGGGACCGACCCTCTGGGCTTGCTGATCAAGGAGGAAGCAGCAGCAGTATCTGATGTGGGGGCTGCAGCTCTGTACCTGCATCATCCTGGTGATAGTCACAGTGGCCAAGTGAGTTTACTGGGGGCTCAGCTTCCTCCAGAGGTGGCAGCAATGGCCTAGCTACTAGGGGACCTAAACAGGAGCACGTTCAGAAAATTGCTGAAGTTTGTGGTCAGCAGCCTGCAAGGGGAGGACTGCCGAGAGGCTGTGCAGTGTCTTGGGGTCAGCACCAACCTGCCAGAGGAGTGGCTGGGTGTCCTGCTGGCAGGCATGCACACACTGCTCCAGCAGGCCCTCCATCTGCGCTCCACCAGCCTGAAGCCCAACACCTTCAGGGACCGGCTCCAGGAGCTCTGCATCCCCCAAGACCTGGTCGGGGACTTGGCCAGCGTCGTATTTGAGAGCCAGCAACCCATCCTTTATTCTGTGGCCCAGCAGCCAGGGGCTCGGCTGCCCCATGTTGCTGACTTTCAGTGGTGGGTGGATGTGACAATCTCCACCAGTGCCCTGGCTCGCTCCCTGCAGCTGAGCGTCCTGATGCAGCTGAAGCTTTCAGATGGGTTAGCATACCACTTCGAG GTCCCCATAGCCAAGTTCCAGGAGCTGCGGTACAGCATGGTCCTGGTCCTAAAGGAGATGGCAGATCTGGAGAAGAGGTGTGAGTGCGGCCTGCAGGACTGA